The Desulfobulbus propionicus DSM 2032 DNA segment CCTCGTAGTGCTGCGCCAATTCGCCGAGAGTCTTCTCACCGACAATGGCTTCCAGAGCCACCTTCGCCTTGAAGGCCGCTGAATGGTTCCGTCTCGTTCCTTTTGCCATGTTCTGCTCCTTATTGTGCCCTTCACAGGGCGTTACGGGTAGCAGATTTTCCACTTAACGGCTTGTCCAATTTTCCGCAGCCACCTCTCAGGCGCAGCGCATTCATAATGACGCTGACCGAGGATAGAGACATGGCCGCCGCGGCAAAAATCGGGCTCAGGAGTATTCCGAAAAACGGGTACAAAAGACCTGCCGCGACAGGAACACCGACCGAGTTGTACACGAAGGCGAAAAACAGGTTCTGCCGGATATTGCGCATCGTTGCGAGAGAAAGCTGCCGCGCTTCCACAAGACCCATTAGGTCCCCTCGCAACAGCGTGATACCGGCACTTTCGATGGCGACATCGGTCCCCGTACCCATGGCCACGCCCACATCCGCCGTGGCCAGAGCCGGAGCATCGTTGACCCCGTCACCGGCCATGACCACCACGCGCCCCTCGTCCTTCAGGCGCTGAACAACCTTTCCTTTGTCTTCGGGCAAGACTTCCGCTTCAACGGCATCAATAGGCAGTTTGCGGGCAACCGCTTCCGCCGAAGTGCGGTTGTCGCCGGTGAGCATGACCACCCGGATGCCCTCTTTTTGCAGGGCGGCAAGGGCCGCTTCCGTGGTTGCCTTGACCGGATCGGCAATGGCAAGCAGGCCGCAGACCTTGCCGTTCACTGCGGCAAAGATCACCGTGGCCCCGTCCCTTCGCAGTTCGTCGGCCGCATCCGCAAAGTCTGCCGTCTCGACTCCTTCCGCTTCCATCAACAGGCGATTGCCAAGCAGCACCCGCTGACCTTCAATGCTTCCGGTCACCCCCTTGCCGTTCGGGGAATCAAAGTCCTCGGCATCCGGTAAGGTCAGCTCCATGGCATCGGCCTTTTCGAGAATGGCGTGGGCCAGCGGGTGCTCACTGCCCTTCTCCAGGCCGCCGGCAAGCCGCATCAATTCTTCCTCGCTGAACCCCTCGGCCGGAACAAGCGTGGTGACCCGGGGCTTGCCCTCGGTCAGGGTACCGGTTTTGTCCACCACCACGGTATCCACCTTTTCCATGCGCTCCAGGGCTTCCGCGTCGCGGATGAGAACACCGCTCTGGGCGCCTCGCCCGACACCGACCATGATGGACATGGGCGTTGCCAGCCCCAACGCACACGGGCAGGCGATGATCAGTACGCTCACCGCAGCGATCAGGCCGAAGGTCATGGCCGGTGTCGGGCCGAACAACGACCAGGCGAAAAAGGCGATGAGGGCGATCACGATCACGGCCGGCACAAAGTACCCCGCCACCTTGTCGGCCACCCCCTGGATCGGTGCGCGGCTGCGCTGGGCACTGGCCACCATCTGCACGATCTGGGACAGCATGGTGTCCTTGCCGACCTTGTCGGCCCGCATGAGAAAGCTGCCCTGCTGGTTGATGCTGCCGCCGATCACATGGTCGCCGGATTTCTTGCCGACCGCCAGGGGCTCACCGGTCACCATGGATTCATCCACATGGGAGCTGCCTTCAAGCACCTCGCCGTCCAGCGGCACCTTGTCTCCCGGGCGAACCCGCAGGCGATCGCCGACCTTGACCTGATCCAGCGGGACATCGGCCTCGCCGCCCTGGTCATCCAGTTTCCTGGCCATCGCCGGGGCGAGGTCCAAGAGAGCCCTGATGGCGCCGGAGGTTTTCTCGCGCGCCCGCAACTCCAGCACCTGCCCAAGCAGCACCAGGACCACGATGACCGCTGCAGACTCGAAATACACGGCAACCGAACCACCGTCCTGCCGGAAGGCATCCGGGAAGACCTGCGGCGCCAGGGTGGCCACCAGGCTGTAGATCAGGGCGACACCGGTGCCGAGGGCAATCAGCGTGAACATGTTCAGATGCCGATTGACCACGGATTTCCAGGCCCGGACAAAGAAGGGCCAACCGCACCAGAGTACGACCGGCGTCGCCAGCACCAGTTGAATCCAGTTGGACAGTTGTGGGGCCACAATGTGCCCGAGCCCGGTGAGATGGCTGCCCATTTCAAGCACCAGGACCGGCAGGGCCAGGACCAGTCCGATCCGTAATCGGCGCGTCATGTCCTCGAGTTCCGCGGATGGCTCGTCATCCAGGCTCACCTGCTCCGGTTCCAGGGCCATGCCGCAGATGGGGCAATCACCGGGGCCCTGTTGGCGAATTTCCGGATGCATGGGGCAGGTGTACATGGCATCCGGCGCCACCGGTTTTTCTCGCTTCTGCTCGTCACCGAGGTACTGCTCCGGGTTTGCATCGAAGCGGGACTTGCAGCCTGAGGAGCAGAAGTACCAGGTTGTGCCACCGTGCTGGCTTCTCTGTTCCGCGGTATGCGGGTCCACCGACATGCCGCAGACCGGGTCCTTGACGGCGTGTTCGCCGGAAGTTTCGTGGTCGTGATGGTCGTGATGGTTGTGGTGACCGTCGTGTCGGTGGTCAGCCATTGTGACCTCCCCTCTTGTCTGCCGGCCAGTCGGCAAAAGCGATGAAATAGAGGAGAACGAGGTTGGCAAAGGGAACCACGGCCAGCAGGCCCAGCCATCCGGGGAAACCTGTCCGCCGGCAAATACGCCAGGCAGGCACCACCACCGCGATGGCAATCACCAGCATCCACAGCCAGTGCCCGGCCCACATGGTGTTTCCATACAGCATCATGTTGTTTCGTAACATTGTCCTGTCCTCCATGTCTCGAATGCTCGTTCCTGGTGACGACGGACATGAGAATTCTTGTGCCCGGTTTTTGTGGCGTCTGCGGTCCAACTCAGGAACAACGGTTAGGCAATCCTGACTCCCACGAGCCCGAAAATCGGCACGCCTCCGATTTTCAGGCCTCCTGTGCAGGATACCACACCTTGGTTCATTCGGCTGCCGAGCGGATTGATCAGAAACGTTGCCTGAACCAGGAATGCCCGGAGAATCGGAATTACAACTCTGCAGCCTTGGGAAAGAGGATGTTGTTCTCGAGGTGCACGTGCTTGTGCAGGTCGTCCTCGAATTCATTGAGTTTTTGATAGGTGACCATAAAGGTGTTGCAGGCATCGCTCGGGATGGCGTAGTCCTTGGCCAGCTGGCGGATGGCGTGGACAGCCTCGCCGACCTCTTCATGTTCCCGGTGCAGCCGCTCCAGGGAAGTGCGAATGGTTTCCCTATCCCCGGCCGCCGGTTCGAGGCCGGAGGCACTGGCCGCCTCCGCCCGCTTGACTGCCGGAAAGAAGACCTCCTCCTCTTCCTTGAGATGGGCGGTCAGGTCAGCGGCGATCCTGGCGAAGAGATCGGCTATCTCCAGCACCTCGGGATGGTTGGCGCCATGCACCCCGGCTATCTTGCGGGCATAGGCCGCGATCTGCTCGTCATTCTCCCGCAGATACACGTGGTGGGTGTTGACGATGTAGTCGGCGAGAAACGAGAGCGACCAGGCGCCGTAGTTTTCACTGCGGTTGCCTGGCTCGTTCTGCACCGCTTCCAATTCCCGCATGATGAGCGCCAGATCGAGCCCGATCTGGGCGCAGGCCGTTGCCAGCGGGATCTTGCCGCCGCAGCAGAAATCGATGCCCCTGGCTTCGAACACCTTGGCTGTCCGGTAATCGGCGGCGACAATGGAGCCGATGGTGGCTGTTTCAATGGGTGTGGGGAGCATGGTGACCTCCTGGTGCAGGTGGTGCTTGATCGCTCGGCGATGGCGAATCAGTGGATCGCTGGTGTGATCCGCAGGTGCCGTGCGCGTGGTGGGCTGAGCGCTCAAAGAGACGCCCTATTGTTGTCTACCACGTTGAAGGATGCGAGTCAAGGTGACCCATGGAGGCGTCATGTTCGGTCAATATACCGGAATAAAAAACATTATTCAGTTGCCCCGTAGCCTCTAGAGAGGCGGGTTCCCAGCCGCTTGGTCTTGGTTCCTTGTCATTGGGTGTGGATGTGGAGTAAGAGGGATCACTGTCCAGCGGGGTGCTGGAAGCAAGGAGGACGAGCGAAGCCGCCTTCGAGGTATCTTTTTGATACGCTTAAAAAAAACAAAGAACGGAGTACGGACATGGAACTGAAAGAAAACCAGGCGGCCCTGATCCTCCAGGCCTCGGCCGAAGGGGAAATCACCGTGGATGTGCAGGCGCTGAACCTGCAGGGCTTTGCCAGCGCCCTGTGTCATGCGCTCGCCATGAAGCTCATGAACGACGAGCAGCTGCAGGGCGAACTGATGGACATGCTGGAGGCGGAGGAAAAGCCCGAGAAACCGGCAGACTGATTGCCCCGTTTTCTCGATAATCCAGCCCGGAGGCCATGATCTGACTCCGGGCTTCTCCGCGTCACCTTCCTCGATGCCTGGCCGGATTCCTTTGGATTCACTGGCCGCGATCGCATGGAATCCTTGACTGCCAACGCACTCAGTCGTCGGTGGGCGGCTCGAGGGGCCCCAACTCGGGATCGATTTTAGGGTAATCGCAGGCGCCTCGGGCAAACTGGAGAATCAGCCCGGACTGCTTGTGGCGCTTGAGGGCCGAGGCAACGGCGTCACGACTGGCGAGATCCTTGAAGTGGTTCGGAGTGAATACCACCCCCTGCCATGGCCCTGGATGCGACTAACTACTTTGTTATCGATATTTTTTTCGATGTTTCCATGGGGTTCCTGACACAAATAGACACACTTTTTTGTGTCAAGAATGACGCCGTGGCGACTGGTTTGCCCACTTCCTTACCCTGTGCATCAACTCAGCCAGCGAATGCCGCGAGGCAATTGCACCTTCCTGCCGATGCCGTGGAGGTGTGGCCGGAATCGTTGGCAAATTTTTTGATCAGGAACCTTTGCCAGCGCTCTACGCTTCATTCGCTCGGGAAATGAAGCTCATGCACGATGCGCAACTGCAGGACGAACTGATGGACACGCTGGAGGCGGGTGAGCAACCCGAGAAAACGGCGGAATGATTACCCGTTGCCCCGATAATCTTGCCCGGAGACCAGGACTTGGCTCCGGGCTTTCTCCAGTGGTCGGTTGAGAAACGGCCCCTTTGATGCTGGCTGAGGTTCGCTAGTAAAGAGAGACCGTTACAGGACAGGATCTGCTGCCAACCATTTAATGGGCATCACCGCCGTGATGGGCCGCCTCGCTTTTGATCAGGCCGTGCAAACCTTCCACGTAATGGGTGAAACCTACATAGGATTCGACAAACTCACGACCTGACGCAACACTGTCTTTCGCATGTTGCTGCTTCTCGTGGGCCTGGGTGAATTTCTCACGAATGCCCTTGGCCATGGCGCCGGTCAGCACCTCAACCAGTTTATCGACCGAGCCGCTCGCCAAGGCTTGGTCGGCCAGCGCGACGGCCGGGTCAACCGCTGTCCCCG contains these protein-coding regions:
- a CDS encoding heavy metal translocating P-type ATPase; amino-acid sequence: MADHRHDGHHNHHDHHDHETSGEHAVKDPVCGMSVDPHTAEQRSQHGGTTWYFCSSGCKSRFDANPEQYLGDEQKREKPVAPDAMYTCPMHPEIRQQGPGDCPICGMALEPEQVSLDDEPSAELEDMTRRLRIGLVLALPVLVLEMGSHLTGLGHIVAPQLSNWIQLVLATPVVLWCGWPFFVRAWKSVVNRHLNMFTLIALGTGVALIYSLVATLAPQVFPDAFRQDGGSVAVYFESAAVIVVLVLLGQVLELRAREKTSGAIRALLDLAPAMARKLDDQGGEADVPLDQVKVGDRLRVRPGDKVPLDGEVLEGSSHVDESMVTGEPLAVGKKSGDHVIGGSINQQGSFLMRADKVGKDTMLSQIVQMVASAQRSRAPIQGVADKVAGYFVPAVIVIALIAFFAWSLFGPTPAMTFGLIAAVSVLIIACPCALGLATPMSIMVGVGRGAQSGVLIRDAEALERMEKVDTVVVDKTGTLTEGKPRVTTLVPAEGFSEEELMRLAGGLEKGSEHPLAHAILEKADAMELTLPDAEDFDSPNGKGVTGSIEGQRVLLGNRLLMEAEGVETADFADAADELRRDGATVIFAAVNGKVCGLLAIADPVKATTEAALAALQKEGIRVVMLTGDNRTSAEAVARKLPIDAVEAEVLPEDKGKVVQRLKDEGRVVVMAGDGVNDAPALATADVGVAMGTGTDVAIESAGITLLRGDLMGLVEARQLSLATMRNIRQNLFFAFVYNSVGVPVAAGLLYPFFGILLSPIFAAAAMSLSSVSVIMNALRLRGGCGKLDKPLSGKSATRNAL
- a CDS encoding membrane protein; amino-acid sequence: MLRNNMMLYGNTMWAGHWLWMLVIAIAVVVPAWRICRRTGFPGWLGLLAVVPFANLVLLYFIAFADWPADKRGGHNG
- the ric gene encoding iron-sulfur cluster repair di-iron protein, translated to MLPTPIETATIGSIVAADYRTAKVFEARGIDFCCGGKIPLATACAQIGLDLALIMRELEAVQNEPGNRSENYGAWSLSFLADYIVNTHHVYLRENDEQIAAYARKIAGVHGANHPEVLEIADLFARIAADLTAHLKEEEEVFFPAVKRAEAASASGLEPAAGDRETIRTSLERLHREHEEVGEAVHAIRQLAKDYAIPSDACNTFMVTYQKLNEFEDDLHKHVHLENNILFPKAAEL
- a CDS encoding DUF6088 family protein, producing MVFTPNHFKDLASRDAVASALKRHKQSGLILQFARGACDYPKIDPELGPLEPPTDD